TTTAAttctatgttttatttaattttaagcatGATTTGTATTCTAATGGAAGGAGATTTGATGGAATAAAATTAAGAGAAAgttattctctttctcttctccccttttctctctctctccccagcTTCTTCTCCCCCTTTCCCtagctttttctctcttttctagcttctctctctcctctcttagCTTTTTAGCCCCATTTTTTCTGTGTATTTTGTGACTATTATTTGTCCTGCATCGGCTACCTTTTGGCAAATTGGAGAAACCAAGTTTGAAAGCAAGTAATGGTATAATTGAACagagtaaaatgacaaaatacaTAGCTTGTTTTCAGCTCGATCCAACAAGGGAATCATTATAAACTATGGTTAATCTCAAGCTTAACAAACACGATGTAGTTTTTCAAGGTAAAGCTTTGTTTTTCTGATTTCCTTGTCTGTAAAGGTGGCAATCATATTTCTAGGGCGAAGTCTCATTCTACTTTCTAGAGCAAAAGTTTATGAGGTAATCCACTGGTCCACACTTTATATCTCTCCTGAATCACAAAGTATAGAGTGAGTTGCACAATGTTTCAAAATGGAAGGATCCGGATCCGAATCCAATTAACTAGCAATACAAACAGCCCCACGAATAGCGGATGTGGGGTTTATCTGTTTCGAACAGGTGAATCCTGTACTTTGGATTATTTAGGGCAAGTGGACTCTGCACTTTCCTTTATATAGCGATAGTAAATGCAGGGTTCATCTGTCTCACGCAAGTGAACCCTGTACCAAAAAACTGTCCATATTGTATGCAACTAATTATgctaatgaaaaaatatatatatatataccgtcaCAATCAATAGTTACTCAAGATTATTCTATTATCACAAACCGATCATTTTACAATATAATTCTCAAAATTCTGATAgctattttcaaataaaataatttaaattttactatCACAACCTTTAATTACATTTTATGATTGTAAGCAATTGAAAGTGTGAGAGAAAGAATTTGTATAATATTTCTCTAACTAtaaacctttttctttctcatccCCAAGGAAAAAATATAGGGTCTAAAAAAGGTCATAATTTTGTTCTTCGAAACTATTCcaaagtataaaaaattgcaatcataaaaaagtaattaaaggGTACAGGCAAGGAATAGGTGCTTTTTGTCTATGAATAGAAAGAAGCTTCCTAATTGTCTTTCTATTGACAACACAGCCAAAAGGGAGAAGTTTCCTCCACGAGGATATGGCTTACATAGTTACATCCAGTTATACATAAATGACTCATTATCTCCCGTTAAAAATTTAAACGATCAAAATTTCATAGTCAACAATCAAATACACACACCCAAGGGTGGTAGACTAGTAGTTCAATGGTCTCAGGGAAATCTTCATAAGGTTGGACATACACTAGGGCATGAGTTTGACTCCCGCAATGAAAATCTCTTAGTCTATTAGTGTTAGCCACCTTGAATCTCATTGATGCCTTACTACGGCGGGTATTAAACTATGGTCCGGTCGGTCTTGAAGGAGCGCCTGCGATTCCCACCGTCTAGGCCCCTCCTGAGCGGTACCTCACGGGTtagtgctactatggtcacgcccaagtACGATAGCTACAATTGGCCTCCCCCTCcaacctttttaattaaaaaaaaaaaaaaaaaaaaaacaatcaaatacGCCGCTTGTTTTCAAGAGGGGAGAGGAGAAGCATTTTCATATAAGAAATATTATGCACACTCCTATTCTTATACTTTTAAGTACACATTCTTTAacatgacaataaaaattatcattaaattttaaatcgatcattattaaattttgaatcaaatggtgatttttcttttcataatttcATGCAAATTGAATAGGTTGGGTGCTCCTCTTCCTCCGGTGACAGCCTCTGCCACACTCTCACTCACTCGTTGCTCAATAGCCCAAAACTCCAATGCAAAACCTCAACCACccccaaagaaaaacaattgttACAATTCAAACTCTCCAATAATCTTCTATCCCTCaactctatctctctctctagcttctCACTACTCAACAAAGTCTTAAGTCTCTCCAAAGTAATGCATCTTTTTCTCAACAGCACCAGTTTTGCTTGGGTCACTGATGATTTCATTTGTGTAAAATGCTATTATGAAAATCTTTATGCTCCAAATTCAAATTCTTAGATTGCATTAATGATTTAAATTaacttttataaatttaatagtatataagatttttatattattttaaaattttaaataatgtggcatcaatattttatcacttttaaaaggACAATGCTAAGTACTCTTTTGGTGTTGTCCTAGTCTtacgtggatattattttataaaaaataaaaaagaaagttgctcTTATTTCTCACTaagtatttataaaataatatcacaTAAGAGTAGGAGGACACTAGGAGAACACAtagaattttatcttttaaaatattataacatatattaaatACCGaagtattaaatattattaaatgagtaaatatgataaatatggAAAGTTACCTATAAATTAACCGGGCCCAAAAAAATCCGTTTAGGTACAGTTTCGGACTTTCGGGTAGGGGTTTGACCTGACCATCAAAAAAGGAAACCCAATCTCCATCTCACACATCAtcgtcctctctctctctctctctctctctcgttttcaCTCGCTCCTCATTTCTCTTATCATTTCAGCGTCGCACTTACACTCCAGAGCTCCAAGTTATTCTTCAGCTACCGAAAATGCCCTCCCAGATTCTCCGATCTGTTTCCAGAGCCACCAGGTCGCTCCTCTCCGCCTCTAAGGGCTCCCGTTTCTACTCCGGTAAAATTTCTCAGCTTCACAGCCCGtttccatttcattttttttttcgcacATTACTCTCCGTGAATTTCGGAGCTGAATCTCCGATTTGTGAATCCGTTATCGGTCTATGCCGGAGTTTTACGTGTGATAGGAATCCCTGTAATAACGACAATAAAAGTGAGTGGTTGATGTAACGTTGTTTAGTCCGAACACGTAGGTTGTTCCAACGTCTAATGGCGGGGCCAAATCTATATCTCGTTAGGAGAAAGAAAGTAGACccagtaaattattttttataaagtcGTTAAGAAAAAGTTTACTTAAACgttttatgtgtttttatggatgatcatcatcatttcgcgagatttttttatttttttatttttttcaggaaTTGATTCCATGAAAATCAATAGGTATAGTggcttaaaataataatatttagaagaaaaaaaaaaggaaaaaaaagtagTGCTTTTGAAGAGTGCTTTTGATAGTCTTTGTCTTTGATGTTGAAGTTCCTGGAAGTACGTGactgcttttttctttttaagatatttttaattttgacgtATTTGTGTGTGCAAGATTTCTCTTTGACGATACtgagttgttgttgttgtattgGCAGAGGGGCGAGCCGTAGCAGCTGTGGCGGCAGTGTCGTTGAGAGGAACGGTGCCGTTTCTAGCTTCGAATTTTGGCAAGGCCGGTTCTGAGAATGCGACTAGAGGATGGATTTCAGGAGCCCTTGCTGTTTCTGCAGCAGGTTCGGACAACGATACCCGtcttttttctgattttcaatGCCTTTGTTTGTGGATAGTGGAACTTTCGTTTGGGTATAATCCCTTTTGAATTGATTTAAGAATGTGACTGCATACATGTGTGTTTGCATATACGTATACTTGAAGGTATACTGAAAATAATTTCGATGTGGGATTTGGGTTGCTTTGTTAGTGGATAATTGACGATTGTATATTTCGTGGGATTGAAACGAAACCCATCCTTTTCTGGTTTTTGACCCTTTAGTGAtacttttaattgattatgaTCAATCCCTTGTACATGTATGTGTTTGTGTACGCGTATTTGTTTGAAAGTATAATGATGGTACTTCTTTTTGGATTTGGGTTGTTTTGTTAGTGGATAATTGACAACTGTATTTTTCATGGGAGTAAAACATATAATGGCTTAAATGTAGAAGCTATGAGCAGAGGATCAGTGTTTATAAGTTCGTATATTTGTTTGAAGGTATAGTAATGTTAGGACTTCGACCGTTTTGTTAGTGGATAATTGACAATTTTACTTTTCATGAGAGTAAAAGGAAATGATGGCTTAGATTTAAAAGGTGTGACCAGAGGCTCTGTCTTTGTAAGTTGGAGTGGAAGGAAGAGGAGCCTCGTCTCTTGCTTAAGTTTAGCATTGTGGCTTCTGGGACCTCTTCTAGAATGATTTACCATGCTTGAGCATGGTAACGGGTGGAAATCGTAAGCTTGGAGGTAGTCTAGACTTGACTACCTTCCTGAATTTCCCAACATTATACCTGTATCCCCTCACTATGATCATTTGTCAGATACAATTGTTTGTACTTTTGCATTGATCAAATTTCATGCTCATCCTTTATggactctctttctctctctctctctctcatgcacgCACACATACTGGCATGCATGCTTAAACATTTCTTTATTCTTATGTGGAATCTTGAGAGAATGTCCAACAAGAGTTATGGGTCACTTTTACTACTACATCATTATCTTACAGCCACTAAACTTTGTATAGTGGTACTACTATTACATATCAGTTATATATCAATGACTGGTTAAGATTTGAGCAATTGAAGATTTAAGGGGAGTATCTGGTAGGGGCACCAATCACAAGCCACTGATTGCATGTGTATTGATGTTGGTGTCAGAGGATGGTCCAAGACTCCAACCCATGACTTTGTGGTTGGGTGACTGAGAGCTTGAGATATCATTATGGGCACTTTTgctatttttgcattttatttgttttgttgtttattttacGGActgtttatgttatttttttagtttttggcttTATGTTACTTTAGTGGACAGTCATCTCAAGTATCACTAGGATTAAGGCTTGGGGTTTAATCTCTAGTCTATTTAAGCATAATTCTGTGTTGTGATAATTAGCTTTGGGTGAATTAAAATTTGATCGACTGTTTGCTGTCTTCTCCCTTGTTTCTTCTCTcttgttgcattttttttctctctcttctctactttgcttcttctctctcttcaacTTTTCTTCTCAATTTCTTGTTGTCCCGCATCAGTATCTCTTATGATAACATGTCTTTGTGTTCTTTTGGTTGCATGATCTTGTGTTtagtttttccctttttctctcttttccaaTTTCTGTTCATAAATTTtcctttgttgtttttcttttctttatattgtAGCTTACATGCTCCAGGAGCAGGAGGCACATGCTGCAGAGGTGCTCCACTAACCATTTTATTTCTTATCTATTTCACGGTTACCCCTACTCTGtaattcctttatttttcaCTGCGCTCATTgaaaaattatgtgaattttctTCTCTATTCAGATGGAGCGCACTTTCATTGCGATTAAGCCTGATGGAGTGCAAAGAGGGCTGGTATGATACCATTTGACTTGTTGCATCATTTTTTCAGTAACCTGTTCGGATTGCATAAAAAGAATTTTGCCTTTTATAAGGAAACATGTTGATGATGGTTTCTATATCTCTACACcctatctctctttctttggcCCCAACTTCCCTCCACCCCCCTCCACTTGTTGAGTTGTTGTGTTGGTCTTTTTAATATGGGGGCTGGATATGTATCTCATCTGGGACATATTATTGTATTCCAGATTGCAGAAATTGTATCTCGTTTTGAGCGGAAAGGCTTTAAGCTCGTGGCAATTAAAATAGTAGTTCCTTCAAAGGGATTTGCGGAGAAGCATTATCACGATCTGAAGGAAAGACCTTTCTTCAATGGCCTGTGCGACTTCCTTAGCTCTGGCCCTGTTATTGCAATGGTTAGAAGAACTATAACTGTCATCTTAATAAGTACAACAACTTTGAGTTGCTGAACTCCGATTCTTCTAACCCCCTCTACAGGTCTGGGAAGGCGAGGGAGTGATCAAGTATGGTCGAAAGCTGATTGGAGCTACAGATCCACAGAAATCTGAACCTGGAACCATCAGAGGTGATCTTGCTGTTGTAGTTGGAAGGTACTGGTTTGAACGATTCACAGTTTTTGGTGTCTCCAATTTCACTATTTAGTCTTTCCACTTCTGAATATTCCATTTAAGTTACTAGGTCTTACTTTAAAGTAGCAAAGTATCAACCACTGAAGGTGGTGGTCTAGTGACATCTGGCTTGTTGGTAGAGGGTAGGTTCCAAGGTCGAATCCCGAAATAAGAAACGCTTGAGATTATTGCCACACTGTCAGCCAGGTATTCATTAGCGTCTGGGTGGGGTTGAATCACTGTTTGGAGAGTGTCTATAGACCCCCTAGGCCTCTATTATCATTGGTTCCTTGCGGATAAGTGCTACTTTAGTCATACCCAAATAGGAAAGCCACTCTAAATGCCTACTCCTACCCTTTTTAGTAGCAAAGTATCAAGGGCCTGCTGCAGTTCTTCTTTTGCTTGCCACATGTGTACAATGCTCATTACACTTTTGTCATGACTCAACTGTTGTTTGCCATGCAGAAACATCATCCATGGGAGTGACGGTCCAGAGACTGCCAAGGATGAAATCAATTTGTGGTTCAAACCTGATGAGTTGGTTACTTACACAAGCAACGCAGAGAAGTGGGTCTATGGAGACAACTGATCATgaattttttgcctttttcttttcttctattgaGTTAGGTTCCCCCAAGAATAGTGGGATTCGAAGCATAATTGATAAAGTCATAAaacaataatgttttttttcttgaggTGAGTGATAGCACCGATTTGCTTCAGACAATTGGCAGATCTAAATTTTAGCAATAATTAGTTCCACCTCCTTTGATTGAACTCCAATGATCAAATAAAGTAGTTTTTCTTATGTGTTCGTATACTAGTTAATGTGTGGACTTGattaattttgcatgcatgcgaTGCATCTAATTTGGCATCTTTGGATGAGGAATTTAGAGTAACTTTTACGCATCTTACAAACTTGGCATGATAGTTCTTAATTTACTCTTCACTTTTCCAATGGGTATAAGAGTTTAATCAGCTCGATCAAGTTTGCAAGGGACTTGTATAAAAGTTATAGCACACTAGAGTGGACTTCTATCGAAGtcatatttattgtatttaaaaatacaCTTGAAAATCTCATGTTCTAAAAACATGTCAATTTGATAGACTAAGTTGGGGGACTTTCTTCTAATCTAAGTTGGAGGAAAGCCTTTACCAttagttctttttttccttaaaaagaaaaaaaaattaaaaaaaaaaaaattagatgaacAAACTTTACTATCGATTTCAATATTGAACTTAGTTTGAGGTTAAGCTCGAGTTAATAAATGAATGAGATAAGCCAAGTTGAACTcaagttaattaaatttttaagaaacaTGATAACAATTTTAATGGTAAATGATATTAAGTACTCTTTATGTATTGAAAAACAATGAATAGTAATTAAGTAGACCCTAAATAAGAAAGGGAATAAGCCTTTGCAAGGAAATAGAATAAAGTTGAATATAAAACGATAATCAAATCTCAAATCTCAAAATTTGCTTACAATCGATCAAACTTAAGTGAGAAATACTTTTATAAGATAAACaaacttaattaataaaaaatacatattattttttgacatataaaaaaaaaaaaaaaaaaaaaaaaaaacagaggagaTCTGATCTAGTGACGTTTTCTAAAGGAACGTACCCGATAGACTGAGCTAATGTGCTCTGGGCTTGAGTGGGCATTGGCttttttgctcagaaaaaagaaagaaaagaagaagaaaaaaaaataaaaaaaaagattacaatATACTCCCATGGATAAGTACGCAGCAATGCTCCAAATATAGTAGTTGAGGATCTTGATAGAGAGTACTCTTCACTCTCattgccttcttcttcttcttccccagTAGCAATAGACGCAACCCTCTcagaatcatcatcatcagagcACGCTTCTTCCCCAATGGCAGTAGCAGTAGAACCACTATAACTACCATCAGAATCTTCATCATCCAAATCAATATCTTTCTTCATCTTGCGTGTGGAAGTTGAAATCTTTCCAAGAACATACCAGTCGGCGCCTGTCCAGAGCTGTCGGACCCTGAGAAAAGATTTGTGGACGACGAATCCGACATCGGAGACTCCGAGGAGCCGAACCAAGAAGTTGTTGTCGGTTACACCCACCAAGATTTTTGCGGTTTTCCAAGAAAAGCTGTGACAGCACTCCACAATATCACCGGCGTTGAAGTTAGCGGCGCCCTCAAAAGGTGGCGGAAGAGGTCTAACGTCTCCTCTTGGAACTGTCTCCTCCACAAGTCCGTCGTGGCCGCCACCATACCTGACAGTGCACGTGTACGCAGTCGAGTTAATGACTTCTGCGCAAACCCACGCGCCGAGTACATCAACCACCTTCTTGCTCAGCACCTCCACTTCGCTACCTCTCGTGAGTCTCAACATGGCGGCGAACGATGGACTAGAAAAAcccagaaagagaaagagagagggagagagtttgATTAGTGGATGAAGAATATGTATGCtcggtgtatatatatatataaaaggattCGATCGTCTTCTTTTCTGTCTGGGTTTTCTAGTTCAACTCGAACCAGGTTTCATAGTTCATCTTAAAGACTTGGATAGTAGGTTGGATTCATAAGAATCATAACATgagttgttttcttcttcttcttcttcttcttcttatcttcGTAACTGTAATGGATAAAAAGTAATCTCGTTATTTTTATTGGTAGCAATATATGGATCTAGttaaaaaacactcaaaaagataaaattttgaaaatttagaagatTGTCTcgtgcttttctttctttttgaatgaCAAAAGGATAATGTTATCCATAACTATTCATCATGCTCAAATCTCAATCaagtaatgctaaaaaaatttatgtcacttaaaaaatgatgtggcttttaaattcattattaaatttgtgattgatTGAAAGTTCATTCAAAATGAATAGTCTATATTTAgtaatataaacatttaaaaaattaaaaacaaaatatgtaaagAGGTAGCTAGACCACCCCTTGAGGTGGTTAGCCACCATTACCATTTGAAGAGTGACCAACCATTTTTATCCTTTAATAGAATCAGGTATTCCAAAGCTAGGAGTGAGCAGCGTTTAGCATCTCCAACAACGCtatgggtgtcaaaaattaccggggaaccggaaccggaatcAGGAAACCGAAAAATTAGAAACCGGGGAGCCGGTTCCGGTTCCAATtgcaaaaaaaaccaaaaaccaggGACCTCAGTTCAGGTCTCGGTTTTGACCACCCGATAAAAACTGTGGAACCGGAACCAagtgcatttatatataataataataatttttttaatgtatatatatatatatatatattaaactaatataCAAAAGTGCCAATGCCTCTATAAcagtgatttttctttgatggcgccaaattattattttacccTTTGGTATTAAGCTCACCCAGTTTAATTAGTaatgaaataatgaatttgaattagttTGACCGAATTTTTAGGTATTTCATCTCACTTACTTTTTGTATGATGGTGTAGATTTACGGTTAATTAAGCCTTATTCTTTCTTTGTCATAAGTTAAATTAAGAATGTTGTTTGTGTCTTCTCATCATTTCTATTTTCgttctcattttttttgtttttttgctttctcttcATCCTCTGACAGCCTCCTCTCtctcctcattttttctttttccattttcttctcttctccctcttcttctcatctttcctcggtttctctttcttcctctccaCTTTTTGTATAtggtatggatttttttttggttagtttgcttttgtgtgcttcatttttttaagatttgctTTTTGTGGTTAATAATTTTCTTGGTGAGTTTTGTATTAGTGAGTTTGGCTGAATGGATTGACAGTTCTTCAAAgataaatttctctttcctttaaGCTTTGGGTATTTGTCAATTTGATATTAAGGTGATTAaatagttttgaaattaaatcttatgattttttcatgaggtttttaaaaaaaaattaaaaaaaaaaccagttacCGGACGGGGTAAAAACCAGAACCGGCCGGTAATTGGGACCCGGTTCCCGGTTCTGGTTTTCCAAATCCaaaaaccggggtaccccggttccggtcccgattttggccaaaaaccggaaaACTTGACCGAATTGAAACTCCTAAACAACACTATATATTTTAGCTATtcaaaatacacttttttttttttttttctttctatttactTACTAACTTTTCAATGCAAACTCCAGCAGATATCTATttcactttctattttattaaaatattatttttaatgttttctttattattttcttttaacatcAGTCTTCCTCTCTCTTCACTCACCGCCCCCACAATCCCTCCCCCTTCTCTTCCTTTCGCCTAAATAATGGTCACACAGAACCACAACTGGAGTTTCCTAAGCTCTAGATTTCTAAGTCTTGACGATGTttaaaaggagagagagagagagagatatgtaTTTGGgtttatgtaaatattttttaaagcaaTGCAGGGTTGGGATAGAGAAATTGGGGGGGTCTCGTGGGTTTTTGTGTGTTTATGAGAGGTTGAGGATGCGTTGGGTTTTGGGGAGTGTTCTTCTTCAGGCCAGATGGTTGTGTTCGGGATTTTCTTTCAGCTGAGAGAGAGTAAGGAATTTAAGTCAATTTTGGGGGCTGGTTTAATCTTTGATGATGTAAAGCTCTTCAAAGATGTTGGGCAAAATGGTGTCAAATGTCGCATCtttgtgtgttgttttttgctgCTTTAAATTTGTTGGGAGGAGTTACAG
This genomic interval from Corylus avellana chromosome ca3, CavTom2PMs-1.0 contains the following:
- the LOC132174396 gene encoding uncharacterized protein LOC132174396, whose protein sequence is MLRLTRGSEVEVLSKKVVDVLGAWVCAEVINSTAYTCTVRYGGGHDGLVEETVPRGDVRPLPPPFEGAANFNAGDIVECCHSFSWKTAKILVGVTDNNFLVRLLGVSDVGFVVHKSFLRVRQLWTGADWYVLGKISTSTRKMKKDIDLDDEDSDGSYSGSTATAIGEEACSDDDDSERVASIATGEEEEEGNESEEYSLSRSSTTIFGALLRST